Proteins encoded together in one Kutzneria kofuensis window:
- the trxA gene encoding thioredoxin has translation MAGNTVTVTDSSFDQDVLKSDKPVLVDFWATWCGPCKMVAPVLEEIAAEHSDKLTIAKLDIDANPAIARQYQIMSVPTMMLFQGGEPVKQIVGAKPKAAMLAELSGVL, from the coding sequence ATGGCCGGCAACACCGTCACCGTCACGGACTCGTCCTTCGACCAGGACGTGCTCAAGAGCGACAAGCCCGTGCTGGTCGACTTCTGGGCGACCTGGTGCGGCCCGTGCAAGATGGTCGCGCCGGTGCTCGAGGAGATCGCGGCCGAGCACTCGGACAAGCTGACCATCGCCAAGCTGGACATCGACGCCAACCCGGCGATCGCCCGGCAGTACCAGATCATGTCGGTGCCGACGATGATGCTGTTCCAGGGCGGCGAGCCGGTGAAGCAGATCGTGGGCGCGAAGCCGAAGGCCGCGATGCTGGCGGAGCTGTCCGGCGTGCTGTGA
- the sigM gene encoding RNA polymerase sigma factor SigM: MTAAASSDADLIAAHAAGDPHAFGELVRRHRDRMWAVAVRTLRDPDEAADALQEAFISAFRAAGSFRAESQVTTWLHRIVVNACLDRIRRRQARPTVPLPEEGGHEPSVPRDAVSELQTRMVVQDALHELPAEQRVPIVMVDVEGYSVAETAKMLGIAEGTVKSRCARGRTKLAKLLGHLRNPSADANVPGSAPGSHPQRHWEGR; encoded by the coding sequence GTGACCGCAGCCGCCAGCTCGGATGCCGACCTGATAGCGGCTCATGCCGCCGGCGATCCGCATGCTTTCGGGGAGTTGGTCAGGCGACATCGGGACCGGATGTGGGCGGTGGCCGTTCGCACCCTGCGTGATCCCGACGAGGCGGCTGACGCGCTCCAAGAGGCCTTCATCTCGGCGTTCCGCGCCGCCGGGTCGTTCCGCGCCGAGTCGCAGGTGACCACCTGGCTGCACCGCATCGTGGTGAACGCCTGCCTCGACCGGATCCGCCGCCGGCAGGCCCGTCCCACCGTGCCGCTGCCGGAGGAGGGCGGGCACGAGCCCAGCGTGCCCCGCGACGCCGTGTCGGAGCTGCAGACCCGGATGGTCGTCCAGGACGCGCTGCACGAGCTGCCCGCCGAGCAGCGCGTGCCCATCGTGATGGTCGACGTCGAGGGATACTCGGTGGCGGAGACCGCCAAGATGCTGGGCATCGCCGAGGGCACCGTGAAGAGCCGCTGCGCACGGGGCCGGACGAAGCTGGCGAAACTTCTCGGGCACCTGCGGAACCCAAGTGCAGATGCGAACGTCCCAGGTAGTGCACCGGGTTCGCATCCGCAACGCCACTGGGAGGGCCGATGA
- a CDS encoding MFS transporter, translating into MVADGHAVRRMLGDPGFRRLLFCRLASQWADGLFQAGLAGAVLFNPERQADPLAIAGGFAVILVPYSVVGPFAGALLDRWDRRRLLIVANVLRVLLVLLAAAADGFGLSNGPLYAAALLVMGASRFIGAGLSAALPHLVEPRDLVTGNSMVATLASAAAAIGGATAFGLRNVLGAGNVGSAQVTSVAIVGALVSALFAAQFAPGVLGPDEVDEPSEAFVAVAKGMVDGGRAALRVPSVAAGFIALTAHRIAYGASLLVIVLLMKYTLHSNGVMRAGAGGLTEAVAAGAAGLVVAGFLTPGLVRRFGRPTVVSSGLVVACVGLIAFGLPMTVPTLLAAAFVVTLCGQTVKLNVDAAIQRDVADQSRGRVFAVSDTVFNAAMVIGVAVVATIVPMDGRSPGVVIGTAAVYLVGLAGYVLVLRAHPNSPR; encoded by the coding sequence GTGGTCGCAGACGGACACGCCGTGCGCAGGATGCTGGGTGATCCGGGATTCCGGCGGCTGCTGTTCTGCCGGCTCGCATCGCAATGGGCGGACGGCCTGTTCCAGGCGGGATTGGCCGGCGCCGTGCTGTTCAACCCCGAACGACAGGCCGACCCGCTGGCCATCGCCGGCGGCTTCGCCGTGATCCTCGTCCCGTACTCGGTGGTCGGCCCGTTCGCCGGCGCGCTGCTGGACCGCTGGGACCGCCGCCGGCTGCTGATCGTCGCCAACGTCCTGCGGGTGCTGCTGGTGCTGCTGGCCGCCGCGGCGGACGGCTTCGGGCTGAGCAACGGCCCGCTGTACGCCGCCGCCCTGCTGGTGATGGGCGCGAGCCGGTTCATCGGCGCGGGCCTGTCGGCGGCGTTGCCGCACCTGGTGGAACCGAGGGATCTCGTCACCGGCAACTCGATGGTGGCCACGCTGGCGTCGGCGGCGGCGGCGATCGGCGGTGCGACGGCGTTCGGGCTGCGCAACGTGCTCGGCGCGGGCAATGTCGGCTCCGCGCAGGTGACGTCGGTGGCGATCGTCGGCGCGCTGGTGTCGGCGCTGTTCGCCGCCCAGTTCGCCCCGGGTGTGCTCGGTCCGGACGAGGTGGACGAGCCGAGCGAGGCGTTCGTCGCGGTGGCCAAGGGCATGGTCGACGGCGGGCGGGCGGCGCTGCGCGTGCCGAGCGTGGCGGCGGGCTTCATCGCGCTGACCGCGCACCGCATCGCGTACGGCGCGTCCCTGCTGGTCATCGTGCTGCTGATGAAGTACACGCTGCACAGCAACGGCGTGATGCGCGCCGGCGCGGGCGGCCTGACCGAGGCCGTGGCCGCCGGCGCCGCCGGCCTGGTCGTCGCCGGCTTCCTCACACCGGGGCTGGTCCGCCGCTTCGGCCGGCCGACGGTGGTGAGCAGCGGCCTGGTCGTGGCCTGCGTCGGCCTGATCGCCTTCGGCCTGCCGATGACCGTGCCGACGCTGCTCGCCGCGGCGTTCGTGGTCACGTTGTGCGGGCAGACGGTGAAGCTGAACGTGGACGCGGCGATCCAGCGCGACGTGGCCGACCAGTCGCGGGGCCGGGTGTTCGCCGTCTCCGACACGGTGTTCAACGCGGCGATGGTCATCGGCGTGGCGGTGGTGGCCACCATCGTGCCGATGGACGGCCGGTCTCCGGGCGTGGTGATCGGCACCGCCGCCGTCTACCTGGTCGGCCTGGCCGGCTACGTGCTCGTGCTGCGGGCGCACCCCAACAGCCCCCGTTGA
- a CDS encoding DUF6049 family protein: MRKLLAAVAAAGIATLTLAPSSATAQESDQQNRIRIDISQVTPEPVTAGTPDLVTVSGRLTNVGDRRVSQAQIRLERGAKLDENGLRTALSKPQNGVKFSDFQPAAPSIAPGQSVNFTIAVTLHAVSANSLEVDAPGVYPLMVNVNGVPDFGGLAKVGQATTVLPVLALPGGDTLAKPPTPAKATVLWPLSDRPRLINADTNGNAVLTDDDLAGELAAGGRLDGLLGAYETAPVGLTQAICLAIDPDLVATVQAMSAGYHVQVPGGTVAGKGQAAAHAWLDRLKQDVPGRCVFALPGADTDLNALARAGATSLVQYALAGNELHDVLGVAPLTGMAWPIDGQLDPKTLAAFTDNSQKTLDSDLLKGAKVSSVLLSAATVPGSDPTQLGDKGPRVIRIDDLVTAALPTGPAAALSALVMHAGSTAPIVIAPPHQWAASEADAVSLLNGVQTLADQQYLAPAGLATLASGPTPTAKVAPGYSAQGAELSAVAAQNVAEATTHAWDLYDSLEQETTSKVTPEQVMSPTFDALLRAGSGAWRGNDAGAAAALSVPSGMLGAMEGQVGIQQPYSPITLASEDSPLPVRVFNNLPVRVKVEVRLQSLSGVNAEPSYQWISAGLPRDVLINSTVARSGRFTVTVSLTTTSGRTALGGPARIELASTAFGTVNLVITGVAAAALFGLSGRRIYRRITASRKRRAQPPEAPAEATEPVHAPVPEKLTAGVPGDERSSES, from the coding sequence GTGAGGAAGCTGCTGGCCGCCGTGGCGGCTGCGGGTATCGCGACGCTGACGCTGGCCCCGTCGAGCGCCACCGCACAGGAGTCCGACCAGCAGAACCGCATCAGGATCGACATCAGCCAGGTGACACCGGAGCCCGTCACCGCGGGCACGCCGGACCTGGTCACGGTCAGCGGCCGGCTGACCAACGTCGGCGACCGGCGGGTGTCGCAGGCGCAGATCCGCCTGGAGCGCGGCGCCAAGCTGGACGAGAACGGGCTGCGCACTGCGCTGTCCAAGCCGCAGAACGGCGTGAAGTTCAGCGACTTCCAGCCGGCGGCGCCGTCCATCGCGCCTGGTCAGTCGGTGAACTTCACCATCGCCGTCACCCTGCACGCTGTGAGCGCGAACAGCCTGGAGGTCGACGCGCCCGGCGTGTACCCGCTGATGGTCAACGTCAACGGCGTGCCGGACTTCGGCGGGCTGGCCAAGGTCGGCCAGGCCACCACCGTGCTGCCGGTGCTGGCACTGCCCGGCGGCGACACGCTGGCCAAGCCGCCGACGCCGGCCAAGGCCACCGTGCTGTGGCCGCTGTCCGACCGGCCACGCCTGATCAACGCCGACACCAACGGCAATGCCGTGCTGACCGACGACGACCTGGCCGGTGAGCTGGCCGCGGGCGGTCGCCTGGACGGTCTGCTCGGTGCGTACGAGACGGCCCCGGTCGGTCTGACCCAGGCCATCTGCCTGGCCATCGACCCCGACCTGGTCGCGACCGTGCAGGCGATGTCGGCCGGCTACCACGTGCAGGTCCCGGGCGGCACCGTGGCCGGCAAGGGCCAGGCCGCCGCGCACGCCTGGCTGGACCGGCTCAAGCAGGACGTTCCCGGCCGCTGCGTGTTCGCGCTGCCCGGGGCCGACACCGACCTGAACGCGCTGGCCCGCGCCGGTGCGACGTCGCTGGTGCAGTACGCGCTGGCCGGCAACGAGCTGCACGACGTGCTGGGCGTCGCCCCGCTGACCGGCATGGCCTGGCCGATCGACGGCCAGCTGGACCCGAAGACGCTGGCCGCCTTCACCGACAACTCGCAGAAGACGCTGGACAGCGACCTGCTCAAGGGCGCCAAGGTGAGCAGCGTGCTGCTGTCCGCGGCGACCGTTCCCGGCTCGGACCCGACGCAGCTCGGCGACAAGGGCCCCCGCGTGATCCGCATCGATGACCTGGTGACGGCCGCGCTGCCCACCGGCCCGGCGGCGGCGCTGTCCGCGCTGGTGATGCACGCCGGCTCGACGGCGCCGATCGTGATCGCCCCGCCGCACCAGTGGGCCGCGTCCGAGGCGGACGCCGTCTCGCTGCTCAACGGCGTGCAGACGCTGGCCGACCAGCAGTACCTGGCCCCGGCCGGGCTGGCGACGCTGGCCTCGGGCCCGACGCCGACCGCGAAGGTCGCCCCCGGGTACTCCGCCCAGGGCGCCGAGCTGTCCGCGGTCGCCGCCCAGAACGTGGCCGAGGCGACCACCCATGCGTGGGATCTCTACGACTCGCTGGAGCAGGAAACGACCTCGAAGGTCACCCCCGAGCAGGTGATGTCGCCCACGTTCGACGCCCTGCTGCGCGCCGGGTCCGGGGCCTGGCGCGGCAACGACGCCGGCGCCGCCGCCGCGCTGTCGGTGCCGTCCGGGATGTTGGGCGCGATGGAGGGCCAGGTCGGCATCCAGCAGCCGTACAGCCCCATCACGCTGGCGTCCGAGGACAGCCCGTTGCCGGTGCGCGTCTTCAACAACCTGCCGGTCCGGGTGAAGGTCGAGGTGCGGCTGCAGTCGCTGAGCGGGGTCAACGCCGAGCCCTCGTACCAGTGGATCTCCGCCGGCCTGCCGCGCGACGTGCTGATCAATTCGACCGTGGCCCGCAGCGGCCGGTTCACCGTGACCGTCTCGCTGACCACCACCTCCGGCCGGACCGCGCTGGGCGGACCGGCCCGTATCGAGCTGGCGTCCACCGCGTTCGGCACCGTCAACCTGGTGATCACCGGCGTCGCCGCCGCCGCGCTGTTCGGCCTGTCCGGCCGGCGCATCTACCGCCGGATCACCGCGTCCCGCAAGCGCAGGGCACAGCCGCCGGAGGCCCCCGCCGAGGCCACCGAGCCGGTGCACGCGCCCGTACCCGAGAAGCTGACCGCCGGCGTGCCCGGCGACGAGAGGTCGAGCGAGAGTTGA
- a CDS encoding CCA tRNA nucleotidyltransferase — MPGSKSPVLSDSVRENAVVELLRVAPVAEELAARFAAAGHQLYLVGGPVRDAMLGRMGNDLDFTTDARPQQVLSLVRSWADAVWETGIAYGTVGLTKHGHQLEITTFRADAYDRVSRNPEVTFGDSIDADLLRRDFTVNAMAVEVSERRFVDPYGGVQALADKVLDTPATPQESFADDPLRMLRAARFVSQLGFTPAPRVVEAMTSMADQITRITAERVQTELSKLLCGAHPKLGIELLVSTGLAAHVLPELPAMRLEIDEHHQHKDVYQHSLVVLEQAIAQEEDGPDLILRLAALLHDIGKPATRRFEDGGGVSFHHHEVVGAKMVRKRLRELKYSKEIVTDVAQLVFLHLRFHGYGKGEWTDSAVRRYVTDAGPLLSRLHKLVRADCTTRNKRKAQHLQRTYDELEERIARIAAEEDLARVRPDLDGNEIMRLLNVPPGPIVGKAWKFLKDLRLDRGPLEHDEAVAELLAWAREQGVDVPE, encoded by the coding sequence GTGCCCGGTTCGAAATCCCCCGTCCTGTCCGACTCCGTGCGTGAGAATGCCGTGGTGGAACTGCTGCGTGTCGCCCCAGTGGCCGAGGAGCTCGCCGCCCGCTTCGCCGCCGCCGGCCACCAGCTCTACCTGGTCGGAGGACCCGTACGGGACGCGATGCTCGGGCGGATGGGCAACGACCTGGACTTCACCACCGACGCCCGGCCGCAGCAGGTGCTGTCCCTGGTCCGGTCCTGGGCGGACGCGGTCTGGGAGACCGGCATCGCCTACGGCACGGTCGGCCTGACCAAGCACGGCCACCAGCTGGAGATCACCACCTTCCGGGCGGACGCCTACGACCGGGTCAGCCGCAACCCCGAGGTGACCTTCGGCGACTCCATCGACGCGGACCTGCTGCGCCGCGACTTCACCGTCAACGCGATGGCCGTCGAGGTGAGCGAGCGTCGATTCGTCGACCCGTACGGCGGCGTGCAGGCGCTGGCGGACAAGGTGCTGGACACGCCGGCCACCCCGCAGGAGTCCTTCGCCGACGACCCGCTGCGCATGCTGCGGGCCGCCCGCTTCGTCAGCCAGCTCGGCTTCACACCCGCGCCACGTGTGGTCGAGGCCATGACGTCGATGGCCGACCAGATCACCCGCATCACCGCGGAGCGGGTGCAGACGGAGCTGTCCAAGCTGCTCTGCGGCGCGCACCCGAAGCTGGGCATCGAGCTGCTGGTGTCGACCGGGCTGGCCGCGCACGTGCTGCCGGAGCTGCCGGCGATGCGGCTGGAGATCGACGAGCACCACCAGCACAAGGACGTCTACCAGCACTCGCTAGTGGTGCTGGAGCAGGCGATCGCCCAGGAGGAGGACGGCCCGGACCTGATCCTGCGGCTGGCCGCGCTGCTGCACGACATCGGCAAGCCGGCGACCCGCCGGTTCGAGGACGGCGGCGGCGTCAGCTTCCACCACCACGAAGTGGTCGGAGCGAAGATGGTGCGCAAGCGCCTGCGCGAGCTGAAGTACAGCAAGGAGATCGTCACCGACGTCGCCCAGCTGGTGTTCCTGCACCTGCGCTTCCACGGCTACGGCAAGGGCGAGTGGACCGACTCCGCGGTGCGCCGCTACGTCACCGACGCCGGCCCGCTGCTCAGCCGGCTGCACAAGCTGGTCCGCGCCGACTGCACCACCCGCAACAAGCGCAAGGCCCAGCACCTGCAGCGGACCTACGACGAGCTCGAGGAGCGGATCGCCCGGATCGCCGCCGAGGAGGACCTGGCCCGGGTCCGGCCGGACCTGGACGGCAACGAGATCATGCGACTGCTGAACGTGCCGCCCGGTCCGATCGTCGGCAAGGCCTGGAAGTTCCTCAAGGATCTCCGGCTGGACCGCGGGCCGCTGGAGCACGACGAGGCGGTGGCCGAGCTGCTCGCGTGGGCCCGGGAGCAGGGCGTCGACGTCCCGGAGTGA
- the trxB gene encoding thioredoxin-disulfide reductase, producing the protein MAAESEVRNLIIVGSGPAGYTAAVYAARAQLKPLVFEGTQFGGALMTTTEVENYPGFRDGIMGPELMEQMRAQAERFGAELRTEDVEQVELTGDVKYVTANGVRYTARAVILAMGAAARYLNIPGEQKLLGRGVSACATCDGFFFRDQDIAVVGGGDSAMEEATFLTRFARSVTIIHRREEFRASRIMLERARANEKIKWQLNTEVLEVLGDTTVSGVKVRDTRTGEESELAVTGLFMAIGHDPRSALVKDQVDLDEDGYVRVLAPSTYTKLDGVFAAGDLVDHTYRQAITASGSGCAAAIDAERWLAEHAGAAPEPEATAVPVN; encoded by the coding sequence GTGGCGGCGGAATCAGAAGTCCGGAACCTGATCATCGTCGGGTCCGGCCCCGCGGGCTACACCGCGGCGGTGTACGCGGCCAGGGCGCAGTTGAAGCCGCTGGTGTTCGAGGGCACGCAGTTCGGCGGCGCCCTGATGACCACAACCGAGGTCGAGAACTACCCCGGCTTCCGCGACGGCATCATGGGCCCCGAGCTGATGGAGCAGATGCGGGCCCAGGCCGAGCGCTTCGGCGCCGAGCTGCGCACCGAGGACGTGGAGCAGGTCGAGCTGACTGGTGACGTCAAGTACGTCACCGCCAACGGCGTGCGCTACACCGCCCGCGCGGTGATCCTCGCGATGGGCGCGGCCGCGCGCTACCTGAACATCCCCGGCGAGCAGAAGCTGCTCGGCCGCGGCGTGTCGGCCTGTGCGACCTGTGACGGCTTCTTCTTCCGCGACCAGGACATCGCGGTGGTCGGCGGCGGCGATTCGGCGATGGAGGAGGCCACCTTCCTCACCCGCTTCGCGCGCAGCGTGACGATCATCCATAGGCGCGAGGAGTTCCGCGCCTCCCGGATCATGCTGGAGCGCGCCCGGGCCAACGAGAAGATCAAGTGGCAGCTGAACACCGAGGTGCTCGAGGTGCTCGGCGACACGACGGTCAGCGGCGTGAAGGTTCGCGACACGCGCACCGGCGAGGAGTCGGAGCTGGCGGTCACCGGCCTGTTCATGGCGATCGGCCACGACCCGCGCAGCGCGCTGGTGAAGGACCAGGTCGACCTGGACGAGGACGGCTACGTGCGCGTGCTGGCGCCCTCCACCTACACCAAGCTCGACGGCGTGTTCGCCGCCGGCGACCTGGTCGACCACACCTACCGGCAGGCGATCACCGCGTCCGGCTCCGGTTGCGCGGCGGCCATCGACGCTGAACGCTGGCTGGCCGAGCACGCGGGCGCCGCGCCCGAGCCCGAGGCCACCGCCGTCCCCGTCAACTGA
- the murJ gene encoding murein biosynthesis integral membrane protein MurJ encodes MSEPATIVIRAADLQAEETPSLAKASGSMAIATLISRVTGFGWRLALTVLLGITATQDAYNAANNFPNMIYELFVGNVLTSVMIPVLIKARHDDEDKGVAYTQRLVTMGTVMLLVVTLLAVACAPLLTRVFVDSSTGQSRPEVVTAFGYLVLPEILFYGISALFSAILNAQNIFKAPAWAPVANNVIMFGTLAAYMIVPGDRDLNPFHFTDAKFLVLGIGSSLGVAAQALVLVPALLRSGFKLRWRWGWDKRISQFGGLMGWAFGYVLVSQVTVWATTRVATGAAGGGLSIYLQSWNLLQVPYGVLGVSLLTAIMPKMSQAAAEGDVPGVLDYLSQGSRLTAVMLVPISALMTVLGPAMGVALFSIKSSESAGAFELGLGVTASAFLLLPYAVTLLQLRVFYAFNDSRTPTVLRLLMVIFQVPLTFACPFLLPAQDVVYGIACVNGLTYTVGMVMGELWLRRRFGKLGSRRVVKTYVKTGVSSVWGAAAALAVALVVTHYIPGGIHRAGGAWLTLVGGGLLGLACAFGMMTLLRVHELQPALSRITRFVRRT; translated from the coding sequence TTGAGCGAGCCGGCGACGATCGTCATCAGAGCGGCCGACCTGCAGGCCGAGGAAACCCCGTCGCTGGCCAAGGCGAGCGGTTCGATGGCCATCGCCACCCTGATCAGCCGGGTCACGGGGTTCGGCTGGCGGCTGGCGCTGACCGTGCTGCTGGGCATCACGGCGACCCAGGACGCGTACAACGCGGCCAACAACTTCCCGAACATGATCTACGAGCTGTTCGTCGGGAACGTGCTGACCAGCGTGATGATCCCGGTGCTGATCAAGGCCCGGCACGACGACGAGGACAAGGGCGTCGCCTACACCCAGCGCCTGGTCACCATGGGCACCGTCATGCTCCTCGTGGTGACGCTGCTGGCGGTGGCCTGCGCGCCGCTGCTGACCCGGGTGTTCGTGGACAGCTCGACCGGCCAGTCCCGGCCCGAGGTGGTCACCGCGTTCGGCTACCTGGTGCTGCCGGAGATCCTGTTCTACGGCATCAGCGCCCTGTTCAGCGCGATCCTCAACGCCCAGAACATCTTCAAGGCGCCGGCCTGGGCGCCGGTGGCCAACAACGTGATCATGTTCGGCACGCTGGCCGCGTACATGATCGTGCCGGGGGACCGGGACCTGAACCCGTTCCACTTCACCGACGCCAAGTTCCTGGTGCTGGGCATCGGCAGCTCGCTGGGCGTGGCCGCGCAGGCCCTGGTGCTGGTGCCGGCGCTGCTGCGCAGCGGCTTCAAGCTGCGCTGGCGGTGGGGTTGGGACAAGCGGATCAGCCAGTTCGGCGGGCTGATGGGCTGGGCCTTCGGCTACGTGCTGGTCAGCCAGGTGACGGTGTGGGCGACCACCCGGGTCGCCACCGGCGCGGCCGGCGGCGGGCTGTCGATCTACCTGCAGTCGTGGAACCTGCTGCAGGTGCCCTACGGCGTGCTCGGCGTGTCCTTGCTCACGGCGATCATGCCGAAGATGAGCCAGGCGGCAGCCGAGGGCGACGTGCCCGGCGTGCTGGACTACCTGTCCCAGGGCAGCCGGCTCACCGCCGTGATGCTGGTGCCGATCAGCGCGCTGATGACCGTGCTCGGGCCGGCCATGGGCGTCGCGCTGTTCTCGATCAAGTCCTCGGAGTCGGCGGGCGCGTTCGAGCTCGGCTTAGGCGTGACGGCGTCGGCCTTCCTGCTGCTGCCCTACGCCGTCACCCTGCTCCAGCTGCGGGTGTTCTACGCGTTCAACGACTCGCGCACGCCGACCGTGCTGCGCCTGCTCATGGTGATCTTCCAGGTCCCGCTGACCTTCGCCTGCCCGTTCCTGCTGCCGGCCCAGGACGTGGTCTACGGCATCGCCTGCGTGAACGGCCTCACCTACACCGTCGGCATGGTGATGGGGGAGCTCTGGCTGCGCCGCCGGTTCGGCAAGCTCGGCAGCCGCCGCGTGGTGAAGACCTACGTCAAGACCGGCGTCAGCTCCGTCTGGGGCGCGGCCGCCGCACTCGCCGTGGCTCTGGTGGTTACCCACTACATTCCCGGGGGTATCCACCGCGCGGGCGGTGCATGGTTGACCCTGGTCGGTGGTGGGCTGCTCGGTCTCGCGTGCGCATTCGGCATGATGACGTTGCTCAGGGTGCACGAACTTCAGCCGGCGCTGAGCCGAATCACCCGATTCGTGCGCAGGACCTGA
- a CDS encoding NUDIX hydrolase — protein sequence MSPSTGRSGGTKPGRRNRRRGRRLRTVDETSAGGLVLDEAHAAAAIIGRLDRRGRLLWSLPKGHIEAGETSEQTAIREVSEETGIESKVLRTLGTIDYWFVAEDRRVHKTVHHFLLEAVGGELSDEDVEVTEVAWVPLGELDDLLAYADERRLVRLALDLLSDGSASSERSGAETA from the coding sequence ATGTCCCCGTCGACCGGTCGTTCCGGCGGAACCAAGCCGGGGCGCCGCAACCGGCGCCGGGGCCGTCGGCTGCGGACCGTCGACGAGACCTCCGCGGGCGGGCTGGTCCTCGACGAGGCGCACGCGGCCGCTGCGATCATTGGCCGGCTCGACCGACGGGGCCGGCTGCTGTGGTCGCTGCCCAAGGGACACATCGAGGCCGGGGAGACATCCGAGCAGACCGCCATCCGGGAGGTCAGCGAGGAGACCGGCATCGAGAGCAAGGTCCTGCGCACCCTCGGCACGATCGACTACTGGTTCGTGGCCGAGGACCGCCGGGTGCACAAGACGGTCCACCACTTCCTGCTCGAAGCGGTGGGCGGAGAACTGTCAGACGAGGACGTGGAGGTCACCGAGGTGGCATGGGTGCCGCTGGGCGAGCTGGACGACTTGCTCGCCTACGCCGACGAGCGCCGCCTGGTGCGGCTGGCGCTCGACCTGCTCTCCGACGGGTCAGCCTCCAGCGAGCGTTCCGGGGCGGAGACGGCGTGA
- a CDS encoding protein kinase family protein, with protein MSTWPTEMAPPGRGTAGPPSPALLPGGMVGDGRYRLLSYSGTDARCNAQLWRARDGQLGRDVALTVLLGNQADARAAARVRRTIERAMHAASYAHPGVSRILDVLSPGNGIAPREQVLGIVVAEWTNGTDLIDLIADGPLPAATASRLLEPLAAAVEGAHHAGLVLGTEHPQRIRVTPEGQLRLAFPGPRAEATSRDDVKGLGAILYLLLTGRWALPGGPEGLPVAPIGPNGSVVAPRSLHPMVPHSLSTVAVRSLEDTSVGGIRTGAAILQVLDEIAEAEAETGLIPVVAEEPEDDVVWTTQRPVKDKKRTRKLAIGVSALAVATLLVLGWIAMQVVGFFNESNTKGDGGPPLVISQVVPTSDTKQSVNNAPTPTSGPVKPASVSVFNVASDPDSPNKGGLAIDGDPNTSWRTDKYLSNFPALKPGIGLMATFGQPVKLAQVVITSPSAGTKVEIRTAASGQPQLQQTLVVGSGTLASGETTIPVKMASPSDRIVVWITSMSPSGKLFASQISEVKFIGAR; from the coding sequence GTGAGCACCTGGCCGACCGAGATGGCCCCGCCCGGCAGAGGCACTGCCGGGCCGCCCAGTCCTGCCCTCCTACCGGGCGGCATGGTCGGCGACGGCCGCTATCGGCTGCTCAGCTACTCCGGCACGGACGCCCGCTGCAACGCGCAGCTGTGGCGGGCCCGCGACGGACAGCTCGGCCGGGACGTCGCCCTCACCGTGTTGCTCGGTAACCAGGCTGACGCACGCGCGGCCGCCAGGGTTCGACGCACCATCGAACGGGCCATGCACGCCGCCAGCTACGCGCATCCCGGCGTGTCCCGGATCCTGGACGTGCTCAGCCCCGGCAACGGCATCGCGCCGCGGGAGCAGGTCCTCGGCATCGTCGTCGCCGAGTGGACCAACGGCACCGACCTGATCGACCTCATCGCCGACGGGCCGCTGCCGGCCGCCACCGCGTCCCGGCTGCTGGAGCCGCTGGCCGCCGCCGTCGAGGGCGCGCACCACGCCGGCCTCGTGCTGGGCACCGAGCACCCGCAGCGGATTCGCGTCACCCCCGAGGGACAGCTCCGGCTGGCGTTCCCCGGGCCGCGCGCCGAGGCGACGTCCCGTGACGACGTGAAGGGCCTCGGCGCGATCCTGTACCTGCTGCTGACCGGCCGGTGGGCGCTGCCCGGCGGGCCGGAGGGGCTGCCGGTCGCGCCGATCGGCCCCAACGGCAGCGTGGTCGCCCCGCGCAGCCTGCACCCGATGGTCCCGCACTCGCTGTCCACGGTGGCCGTGCGCAGCCTGGAGGACACCAGCGTCGGTGGCATCCGCACCGGCGCCGCGATCCTCCAGGTGCTCGACGAGATCGCCGAGGCGGAGGCGGAGACCGGGCTGATCCCGGTGGTCGCCGAGGAGCCCGAGGACGACGTCGTCTGGACGACGCAGCGCCCGGTCAAGGACAAGAAGCGGACCCGCAAGCTCGCCATCGGCGTCAGCGCGCTGGCCGTGGCCACGCTGCTGGTGCTGGGCTGGATCGCCATGCAGGTGGTCGGCTTCTTCAACGAGTCCAACACTAAGGGCGACGGCGGCCCGCCGCTGGTGATCAGCCAGGTCGTGCCGACCAGCGACACCAAGCAGTCCGTCAACAACGCGCCGACGCCGACCTCGGGGCCGGTGAAGCCGGCCAGCGTCAGCGTGTTCAACGTGGCCAGCGACCCGGACAGCCCGAACAAGGGCGGGCTGGCCATCGACGGCGACCCCAACACCTCGTGGCGCACGGACAAGTACCTGTCCAACTTCCCCGCGCTCAAGCCCGGCATCGGGCTGATGGCCACCTTCGGCCAGCCGGTGAAGCTGGCCCAGGTCGTGATCACCTCGCCCAGCGCCGGCACCAAGGTGGAGATCCGCACCGCCGCCAGCGGCCAGCCGCAGCTGCAGCAGACCCTGGTGGTCGGCAGCGGCACGCTGGCCTCGGGCGAGACCACCATCCCGGTGAAGATGGCCTCGCCGAGCGACCGCATCGTGGTCTGGATCACCAGCATGAGCCCGAGCGGCAAGCTGTTCGCGTCGCAGATCTCCGAGGTGAAGTTCATCGGCGCGCGGTGA